Proteins from a genomic interval of Tenacibaculum sp. SZ-18:
- a CDS encoding exonuclease domain-containing protein: MYAIVDIETTGGKFNEEGITEIAIYKFDGHNVVDQFISLVNPEKEIQEFVVKLTGINNKMLRNAPKFHEVAKRIIEITEGCVLIAHNASFDYRILRTEYNRLGYEFTRDNLCTVQLSKKLIPDEASYSLGKLCRSLGIPVTDRHRASGDAMATVQLFRLLLDKDHNKKILKRTIQFTDNRNHKLKINGIIENLPEKEGVFYVHNENGNIIFIGRGKNIRLEVTKLFLKDNKRAEKVKNKVDIVTYQETGNQLFTRLKYYLELDNIKPKYNLIRKRKITHLNFNHDHFLIIEKGRVPEESFIILIERNEVIGYAFTNLSYQRNQLEILKRLVTKIENKPLAKTIIKNFLLNNSVDKIVRYELENNL, translated from the coding sequence ATGTATGCTATAGTTGATATTGAAACTACTGGGGGGAAATTTAACGAAGAGGGAATTACGGAAATAGCCATCTATAAGTTTGATGGTCATAACGTTGTTGACCAATTTATTTCACTTGTAAATCCAGAAAAAGAAATTCAGGAATTTGTTGTTAAACTAACTGGTATTAACAACAAAATGTTACGTAATGCACCAAAATTTCATGAAGTTGCTAAAAGAATAATTGAAATCACAGAAGGCTGTGTTTTAATTGCTCATAATGCTTCATTTGATTATCGAATCCTTAGAACGGAATACAATAGATTAGGTTATGAATTCACCAGAGATAATTTATGTACTGTTCAGTTAAGTAAGAAACTAATTCCCGACGAGGCGTCTTATAGTTTAGGGAAATTATGTAGATCTTTAGGAATTCCCGTTACAGATCGTCATCGTGCATCTGGAGATGCCATGGCTACTGTCCAGTTGTTTAGGTTATTATTAGACAAGGATCATAATAAGAAAATACTCAAAAGAACTATTCAATTTACAGATAACCGAAATCATAAATTGAAAATAAACGGTATTATTGAAAATCTCCCTGAAAAAGAAGGTGTTTTCTATGTTCACAATGAAAATGGAAATATTATTTTCATCGGACGAGGTAAAAATATTCGATTAGAAGTTACTAAGCTATTCTTAAAAGACAATAAAAGAGCTGAAAAAGTAAAAAATAAAGTCGACATCGTAACTTATCAGGAAACAGGGAATCAACTTTTCACAAGATTAAAATATTATTTAGAACTTGACAATATCAAACCTAAATATAATCTTATACGAAAACGAAAAATAACACATTTAAACTTCAATCACGATCATTTTTTAATTATAGAAAAAGGTAGAGTTCCCGAAGAAAGCTTTATAATCCTTATTGAGAGAAATGAAGTTATAGGATACGCATTTACCAATCTTTCCTATCAAAGAAATCAATTAGAGATACTTAAAAGATTAGTTACCAAAATTGAAAACAAACCACTAGCCAAAACTATTATCAAAAACTTTTTATTAAATAACTCTGTAGATAAAATTGTACGCTACGAACTAGAAAATAATTTGTAA
- a CDS encoding ion transporter — MEDKQSNLNWRKRLHEVIYEADTPEGKLFDVILLMAIIVSIALVMLESVNPIGEKYKTELNIAEWIITVLFSVEYILRIISISKPTKYIFSFYGLIDFLSTIPKYLSIIFTGTHSLVALRALRLLRVFRILKLTRFVQESQHLAKALKASRARIMVFLFFVLIICVILGSIMYLVEGADNGFTSIPRSVYWAIVTLTTVGFGDIAPMTPLGQFIASVIMILGYAIIAIPTGIVSTEIARNHKLSLNTQSCPNCATTGHVDRAIYCHHCGGKLNE; from the coding sequence TTGGAAGACAAACAATCAAATTTAAATTGGAGAAAACGACTTCATGAAGTAATTTATGAAGCCGATACTCCTGAAGGAAAACTTTTCGATGTTATACTATTAATGGCAATTATAGTTAGTATTGCTTTAGTTATGTTAGAAAGTGTGAATCCCATTGGTGAAAAATACAAAACAGAACTTAATATCGCAGAATGGATAATAACTGTGCTTTTTAGTGTCGAATATATTCTTAGAATTATTTCTATCAGTAAACCAACAAAGTATATTTTTAGTTTTTACGGTCTTATTGATTTTTTATCTACCATACCAAAATACTTATCCATAATATTTACAGGAACACATAGTTTAGTCGCACTTCGCGCTCTACGTCTTCTGCGAGTTTTTAGAATTCTAAAACTAACAAGGTTTGTACAAGAATCACAACATTTAGCAAAAGCTTTAAAAGCTAGTAGAGCTAGAATTATGGTATTCTTATTTTTTGTACTGATAATTTGTGTTATCTTAGGCTCTATTATGTATTTAGTGGAAGGAGCAGATAATGGGTTCACAAGTATTCCACGTAGTGTTTATTGGGCGATCGTAACGCTGACTACAGTTGGTTTTGGAGACATTGCTCCTATGACTCCTTTGGGACAGTTTATTGCTAGTGTTATTATGATTTTGGGTTATGCCATAATTGCAATTCCTACTGGAATTGTTTCTACTGAAATTGCTCGAAACCATAAACTAAGTTTAAACACACAATCTTGCCCTAATTGTGCAACAACTGGTCACGTTGATCGAGCTATTTATTGCCATCACTGTGGAGGTAAATTAAATGAATAG
- a CDS encoding DUF1015 domain-containing protein has protein sequence MAKIKPFKAVRPTRDKVALVSSKSYETYPEGELNAKLAFNPFTFLHVVNPGYKYHKQDVTGEKRFKLVHNRYLEFKENEIFTEERTPSLYVYQKVSATHSFSGVIAATSTEDYHNDVIKIHERTLKKRELLFENYLKNTGFNAEPVLLTYRENNVVNDIIKKYKSQRAEYEFTSMDKDLHLLWIIDNQEDIDVLIDAFSKIDTLYIADGHHRTTSSCILAKNLADENPNHTGEEDYNFFMSYLLSDNQLSIYEFNRFIKDLNGLTPDEFLIELDTYFRIENRGQELYRPKEKHHFSMYLKDEFYALYLRKSAYEFTDELSRLDAEILFRTVLKPILGIDDIRDDSKIIYSQDKSDGLELKTKVDKGDFKVSFGMLPATINEIETMVDKGLVMPPKTTYIEPKLRSALTIYEIR, from the coding sequence ATGGCAAAAATAAAACCATTTAAAGCAGTTCGACCCACGAGAGATAAAGTTGCACTAGTTTCATCAAAATCATATGAAACATATCCTGAAGGTGAATTAAATGCAAAATTAGCATTTAATCCCTTTACTTTTTTACATGTTGTAAACCCTGGTTATAAATATCATAAACAAGATGTAACTGGAGAAAAACGTTTTAAACTGGTTCATAACAGATATTTAGAATTTAAAGAAAATGAGATATTTACCGAAGAAAGAACACCTTCATTATATGTTTATCAAAAAGTTTCTGCTACGCATTCATTCTCTGGGGTTATAGCTGCAACTTCAACTGAAGATTATCATAATGATGTTATTAAAATTCACGAAAGAACTTTAAAAAAACGAGAATTACTTTTTGAAAATTATTTAAAGAACACTGGTTTCAATGCTGAACCTGTACTACTCACCTATCGGGAAAACAATGTGGTAAATGACATCATAAAAAAATACAAATCTCAACGTGCTGAATATGAATTTACCAGTATGGATAAGGATTTGCATTTACTTTGGATAATTGATAATCAAGAAGATATTGATGTATTAATTGATGCTTTTAGTAAGATAGATACACTTTACATTGCTGACGGTCATCATAGAACAACTTCATCTTGTATTCTCGCTAAAAATTTGGCTGATGAAAATCCGAATCATACAGGCGAAGAAGATTACAATTTCTTTATGAGCTACTTGCTTTCTGATAATCAATTAAGTATTTATGAATTCAATAGATTTATTAAAGATTTAAACGGATTAACTCCTGATGAATTTTTAATTGAACTTGACACTTATTTTAGAATTGAAAATAGAGGTCAAGAATTATATCGCCCGAAAGAAAAACATCATTTCAGTATGTATCTAAAAGATGAATTCTATGCATTGTACTTAAGAAAATCGGCGTATGAATTTACAGATGAACTAAGTAGATTGGATGCAGAAATTTTATTTAGAACAGTGTTGAAACCTATTTTGGGAATTGACGATATACGAGACGACTCTAAAATTATCTATTCACAGGATAAATCAGACGGATTAGAGTTAAAAACCAAAGTAGATAAAGGTGATTTTAAAGTCTCATTCGGGATGTTACCTGCAACCATTAACGAAATTGAAACAATGGTTGATAAAGGCTTGGTTATGCCTCCAAAAACAACATACATAGAACCAAAATTACGCAGTGCTTTAACTATTTACGAAATACGATAA
- the miaA gene encoding tRNA (adenosine(37)-N6)-dimethylallyltransferase MiaA, which yields MNTLITVVGPTAIGKTSLAIQLAQHFKSDIISCDSRQFYKEMNIGTAVPDKKELATATHHFIQNRSMFEDYNVGSFEKDALQKLDELFKVNPIQIMVGGSGLYVDAVVKGFDYFPDVDPKIRANLTEELSSKGLPFLQKELKELDSITYQTIAIDNPHRVIRALEICIGTGSPYSSFVNKEKRKRNFNTIKVGLRAEREIIYDRINRRVDIMMKNGLLKEAKALYPNKDLNALQTVGYRELFQYFDGNWELEFAVSEIKKNTRRFAKRQLTWFKRDDNTIWFNYKEDLSTIISTISKLIK from the coding sequence ATGAATACATTAATTACTGTTGTTGGACCTACAGCCATCGGAAAAACTTCTCTTGCTATTCAGTTAGCCCAACATTTTAAATCGGATATTATTTCCTGTGATTCGAGGCAGTTTTATAAAGAAATGAACATAGGAACTGCTGTTCCTGATAAAAAAGAATTAGCCACTGCTACACATCACTTTATTCAAAACAGAAGTATGTTTGAAGATTACAATGTTGGTAGCTTTGAAAAAGATGCTCTTCAAAAGTTAGATGAGTTGTTCAAAGTAAATCCTATTCAAATTATGGTTGGTGGAAGTGGACTTTATGTTGATGCTGTAGTCAAAGGGTTTGATTATTTCCCGGATGTAGATCCTAAAATTCGAGCAAACTTAACTGAAGAATTAAGCTCCAAAGGACTTCCTTTTTTACAAAAGGAATTAAAAGAATTGGATTCTATTACATATCAAACAATAGCTATTGACAATCCGCATCGAGTTATTAGAGCTTTAGAAATTTGTATTGGTACAGGTTCTCCATATTCCTCTTTTGTTAATAAAGAAAAGAGAAAACGTAATTTTAATACAATAAAAGTTGGACTAAGAGCAGAAAGAGAAATTATCTACGATAGGATTAATCGTCGTGTAGATATTATGATGAAAAACGGGCTTTTGAAAGAAGCAAAAGCATTATATCCAAATAAAGACTTAAACGCACTACAGACAGTCGGATACAGAGAGTTATTCCAATATTTTGACGGAAATTGGGAATTAGAATTTGCAGTTTCTGAAATAAAGAAAAATACTCGTCGTTTTGCGAAACGACAACTTACTTGGTTTAAAAGAGACGATAACACTATATGGTTCAACTATAAAGAGGATCTTTCAACAATAATTTCTACAATTTCAAAGCTCATAAAGTAG
- a CDS encoding glycoside hydrolase family 25 protein, whose amino-acid sequence MRSYNDFEIAILKEISSFRKEGIISLKDFLQKIFFNTDRGKALIIQLREQYTIYFIENKIYNNPITKRKAILEFSELLTLLDFLNSSGIISIFRKQHSIKEPMYFLSNLFHEPKIENNKIILNDNGVYTDKPEELKNAKGDVIYKGIQFNDSHFVIKNLMGSIVISDKINKIINEINPKKIKVPFYKKKSFMSFSLFSIAVLLLFGIHNSNRRNTNEIKNSIHKLHKKLNTPVKRTSNPFKTTTTKSPVKKYGIDISKWNGTILKNKLPDSLHFVICKATEGKNYLDPMFKDNWKQISNLNLKRGAYHFYVIKDNPIKQAKFFWEQIKDMTLYDFPPIIDVESGSSLNEKLSISEIKNLQTKLLRFLYKLETLSGRVPMIYSSHKFANIHLLSKKFSKYPLWIADYDNTKSPNLPTVWKNIGWTIWQKTPYYSVNLKSTDLDIYLER is encoded by the coding sequence ATGAGAAGTTATAATGACTTTGAAATTGCCATCTTAAAAGAAATCAGTTCTTTTCGTAAAGAAGGAATTATTAGTTTAAAAGATTTTCTGCAAAAAATATTCTTTAACACCGATAGAGGGAAAGCTTTAATTATACAACTAAGAGAACAGTATACTATCTATTTTATTGAAAATAAAATTTATAATAATCCAATTACAAAAAGAAAAGCGATACTTGAATTTAGTGAACTCCTTACGTTACTTGATTTTCTTAATTCAAGTGGGATTATTTCCATATTTAGAAAACAGCATTCCATTAAAGAACCTATGTATTTCTTGAGTAATCTTTTCCATGAACCAAAAATTGAGAACAATAAGATTATTTTAAATGATAATGGAGTTTATACAGATAAACCAGAAGAATTAAAAAATGCGAAGGGAGACGTAATTTACAAAGGAATTCAGTTTAATGACAGTCACTTTGTCATCAAAAACCTAATGGGAAGTATTGTAATTTCTGATAAGATTAATAAAATAATCAATGAAATTAACCCGAAAAAAATCAAGGTTCCATTTTACAAAAAAAAAAGCTTCATGTCCTTTAGTTTGTTTTCAATTGCGGTACTTCTTTTATTTGGAATTCATAACTCAAACCGAAGGAATACTAATGAAATTAAAAACTCTATTCATAAACTCCATAAAAAATTAAATACACCTGTCAAAAGAACATCCAATCCATTCAAAACAACGACTACGAAATCACCGGTTAAAAAATATGGAATAGATATTTCAAAATGGAATGGAACTATTTTAAAAAATAAACTACCTGATAGTTTACATTTTGTAATCTGTAAAGCGACAGAAGGCAAAAATTATTTAGACCCAATGTTTAAGGACAATTGGAAACAAATTTCTAATTTGAATCTTAAACGAGGTGCCTATCATTTTTATGTAATTAAGGATAACCCTATAAAACAAGCAAAATTCTTTTGGGAACAAATAAAAGATATGACTTTATATGATTTCCCGCCTATTATTGATGTTGAATCTGGCAGTTCTTTGAATGAAAAATTATCAATATCAGAAATCAAAAATTTACAAACGAAATTACTTCGTTTCCTATATAAACTAGAAACTTTATCTGGAAGAGTCCCTATGATTTACAGCAGTCATAAGTTTGCAAATATTCATTTACTTAGTAAAAAATTTTCTAAATATCCTCTTTGGATTGCCGATTACGATAACACAAAATCTCCTAATCTACCAACCGTATGGAAAAATATAGGATGGACTATTTGGCAAAAAACACCATATTACTCCGTAAATCTAAAATCTACCGACTTAGATATTTATCTAGAAAGGTAA
- a CDS encoding UDP-glucuronic acid decarboxylase family protein, with product MKKILVTGGAGFIGSHLCERLLKEGNEVICLDNYFTGSKKNIVHLLDNPYFEAVRHDVIEPYFAEVDQIYNLACPASPIHYQHDPIKTIKTTVVGAINMLGLAKKVNAKILQASTSEVYGDPKIHPQPESYWGNVNPIGLRSCYDEGKRCAESLFINYHKQNKVRVKIIRIFNTYGTGMNMNDGRVISNFIVQALKGEDLTVHGSGKQTRSFQYVDDLIEGMIRMMETNDNVIGPVNIGNPSEISILDLANKIITLTNSNSKLLFEELPQDDPMQRKPAISLAKDLLNYWQPQVSLDEGLPEVIRYFKSIM from the coding sequence TTGAAGAAAATATTAGTAACTGGAGGAGCAGGATTTATAGGATCTCATTTATGTGAGCGTTTATTAAAAGAGGGAAATGAAGTGATTTGTTTAGATAATTATTTCACTGGAAGTAAAAAAAATATCGTCCATCTTTTGGATAATCCGTATTTTGAAGCTGTTCGTCATGATGTAATTGAGCCATATTTTGCAGAAGTTGATCAAATTTACAATTTGGCATGCCCAGCTTCACCTATTCACTATCAACACGATCCTATAAAAACAATAAAAACTACAGTTGTTGGAGCAATAAATATGCTAGGTTTAGCTAAAAAAGTAAATGCAAAGATTCTTCAAGCCTCTACAAGTGAAGTATATGGTGATCCAAAAATTCATCCACAACCTGAAAGTTATTGGGGAAATGTGAACCCAATTGGTTTAAGATCGTGTTACGATGAAGGAAAGCGTTGTGCTGAATCATTATTCATTAATTATCACAAACAAAATAAAGTTAGAGTAAAGATCATTAGAATCTTTAATACCTATGGAACAGGAATGAACATGAATGACGGACGTGTAATTTCTAATTTTATCGTCCAGGCTTTGAAAGGTGAAGATCTAACTGTTCATGGATCAGGGAAGCAAACAAGAAGCTTTCAATATGTTGACGATTTAATTGAAGGAATGATTCGAATGATGGAGACAAATGATAATGTTATAGGACCTGTAAATATTGGAAATCCTTCAGAAATTTCAATTTTAGATTTGGCTAATAAAATAATAACATTGACCAACTCAAACTCTAAGCTTCTTTTTGAAGAGTTACCACAAGATGATCCAATGCAAAGAAAACCTGCTATTTCATTAGCAAAAGATTTATTAAATTATTGGCAACCTCAGGTTAGTTTAGATGAAGGATTGCCGGAAGTTATACGATATTTTAAATCAATAATGTAA
- a CDS encoding vWA domain-containing protein yields MNKIIYLALFSFGTLSCKNDIKKNNGEIVITTFAKSNSIKKEKKKPKDIEIVFCLDATGSMSGLIGTAKEKIWDIVSELAQSNDVESLKLGMVFYRDRGDGFVTKQIELTNDLDEVYSDLLEINAAGGGDTPESVNQALHEAISDMKWSNKSSTYKTIFVVGDCPPHMDYQDDVKYNQSCKIAAKNGIIINTIKLGTSCKSAIYHFKEMASCTNGEFMQLDQQASDFVIATPYDNDIYEASQSIDQSRMYYGNQVEQSVNYSKKEKSMAVYEKSSKTSNSARASYKMSKSGRKSWLGNKEIINDYANGKITIDQIKDDELPKELKGKSKDEIKVILEKLKKERSEKERKLKELSEKRKEFIKTKKKELNSSKQSSFSEKVVDVLKKQAKKKE; encoded by the coding sequence ATGAATAAAATTATCTACTTAGCATTGTTTTCATTTGGAACTTTAAGTTGTAAAAATGATATAAAAAAGAATAACGGGGAAATTGTTATCACAACATTTGCTAAAAGCAATTCAATTAAAAAAGAAAAAAAGAAACCAAAAGATATTGAAATTGTTTTCTGTTTAGACGCAACAGGAAGTATGAGTGGGTTAATAGGAACTGCTAAAGAAAAAATTTGGGATATCGTTTCTGAGTTAGCACAAAGTAACGATGTTGAATCTTTGAAACTCGGAATGGTTTTCTATCGCGACCGTGGAGATGGATTTGTAACTAAACAAATTGAATTAACAAATGATTTAGACGAAGTTTACTCCGATTTATTAGAGATTAATGCAGCAGGTGGAGGAGACACTCCTGAGAGTGTTAATCAAGCATTACATGAAGCTATTTCAGATATGAAATGGTCAAATAAATCAAGTACCTACAAAACAATTTTTGTTGTTGGTGACTGTCCTCCACACATGGACTACCAAGATGATGTAAAATATAATCAAAGTTGTAAAATAGCAGCTAAAAATGGAATTATAATTAATACTATTAAGTTAGGAACAAGTTGTAAAAGTGCAATTTATCATTTTAAAGAAATGGCTAGTTGTACTAATGGAGAATTTATGCAATTAGATCAACAAGCTTCAGATTTTGTTATTGCTACACCTTATGATAATGACATTTACGAAGCTTCACAATCTATAGATCAATCAAGAATGTATTACGGAAATCAAGTTGAACAATCTGTAAACTATAGTAAGAAAGAAAAATCAATGGCTGTCTATGAGAAAAGCTCTAAAACATCTAATAGTGCTCGAGCTAGTTATAAAATGAGTAAATCAGGAAGAAAATCGTGGTTAGGAAACAAAGAAATCATAAACGACTATGCAAATGGAAAAATAACGATAGATCAGATTAAAGATGATGAATTACCGAAGGAATTAAAAGGAAAAAGTAAAGATGAAATAAAAGTTATTCTTGAAAAATTAAAAAAGGAACGCTCCGAAAAAGAAAGAAAATTAAAAGAATTGTCAGAAAAAAGAAAAGAGTTTATTAAAACGAAAAAGAAAGAATTGAATTCATCAAAACAAAGTTCATTCAGCGAAAAAGTTGTTGATGTATTGAAAAAACAAGCGAAAAAGAAAGAGTAA
- a CDS encoding YggS family pyridoxal phosphate-dependent enzyme: MMIKENLTEINDTLPEHVTLVAVSKTKPIADIQAAYNAGQRIFGENKVQEMVTKYNELPKDIQWHMIGHLQRNKVKYMAHFVDLIHGVDSFKTLKEIDKQAKKHKRVINCLLQAHIAQENTKFGFSFNEMNEIIESDELKDLHNIKIVGLMGMATFTDNEDQIREEFTSLLNYFNSKKSYQSENFDLKTLSMGMSGDYQLAINCGSNMVRIGSSIFGVRNYFS, translated from the coding sequence ATAATGATAAAAGAAAATTTAACTGAAATAAATGATACACTTCCTGAACATGTTACACTAGTGGCTGTTTCAAAGACAAAACCGATAGCTGATATACAAGCAGCTTATAATGCTGGTCAACGTATTTTTGGTGAAAATAAGGTGCAAGAAATGGTAACTAAATACAATGAGTTGCCGAAAGATATTCAGTGGCATATGATTGGCCATTTACAACGAAACAAAGTAAAGTACATGGCTCATTTTGTTGATTTAATTCATGGAGTAGATAGTTTTAAAACCTTAAAAGAAATTGATAAACAAGCAAAAAAACATAAACGAGTTATTAATTGTTTGTTACAAGCTCATATTGCACAAGAAAACACCAAATTCGGATTTAGTTTTAACGAAATGAATGAAATTATTGAATCAGATGAATTAAAAGATTTACATAACATTAAAATAGTTGGTTTAATGGGAATGGCTACTTTTACAGATAATGAAGATCAAATTAGAGAGGAATTTACCTCCTTATTAAACTATTTTAACTCAAAAAAATCATACCAGAGTGAGAATTTTGATTTAAAGACTCTGTCAATGGGAATGAGTGGAGACTACCAACTAGCCATTAATTGTGGCAGTAACATGGTAAGAATTGGTAGTTCTATTTTTGGAGTGAGAAACTACTTTTCTTAG
- a CDS encoding sigma 54-interacting transcriptional regulator, with product MNYTDIKTLGDLKKSEYKSISIKDELRKNLIQKLKNQETVFEGVWGYENSVIPELETAILSKHNINLLGLRGQAKTRLARLMVTLLDEYIPIVEGSEINDDPLQPLSRYSKELIKEKGDDTPITWLHRDERFYEKLATPDVTVADLIGDVDPIKAMNLKLNYADDRVIHFGMIPRANRCIFVINEIPDLQARIQVSLFNILQEGDIQIRGFKLRLPLDIQFIFTANPEDYTNRGSIVTPLKDRIGSQILTHYPKSIEIAEKITEQEANALQSQKETVYVPKLAKRLVEQISFEARDSEYVDVKSGVSARMSISVLENLISTAERRSFLTEDDKTTVRLLDFFGSIPAITGKIELVYEGEQEGADFVAQNLVTNAVKTIFLELFPEIKKLTKEDEETPYDEITQWFYASDSIELLDDMNDGYFKEQLDVITPLQKLIDKYHPNYSKEDLYFLKELILWALSEFKILSKERFTKGFQFNDTLTNYIRGI from the coding sequence ATGAATTATACCGATATAAAGACACTAGGAGATTTAAAAAAATCTGAATACAAATCAATTTCAATTAAAGACGAATTAAGAAAGAACTTAATTCAAAAACTTAAAAATCAAGAAACTGTTTTTGAAGGCGTTTGGGGCTATGAAAACTCTGTTATTCCTGAATTAGAAACAGCAATCTTATCAAAGCATAATATTAATTTATTAGGTTTAAGAGGTCAGGCAAAAACGCGATTAGCACGTTTAATGGTAACTTTATTAGACGAATATATTCCTATTGTGGAAGGTTCTGAAATAAATGATGATCCATTACAACCACTATCTCGCTATTCAAAAGAATTAATCAAAGAAAAAGGTGACGATACTCCAATAACATGGCTACATCGTGATGAACGTTTCTACGAAAAGTTAGCAACGCCAGATGTTACTGTTGCCGATTTAATTGGTGATGTGGATCCAATTAAGGCAATGAATTTAAAATTGAATTATGCAGATGATCGTGTCATTCATTTTGGAATGATTCCTAGAGCGAATCGATGTATTTTTGTTATCAATGAAATTCCTGATTTACAGGCAAGAATTCAGGTTTCTCTTTTCAATATTTTACAAGAAGGAGATATTCAAATTCGAGGATTTAAATTACGTTTACCGCTAGATATTCAGTTTATATTTACAGCAAATCCGGAAGATTATACGAATAGAGGTAGTATTGTAACTCCTTTAAAAGATAGAATTGGATCTCAAATTTTAACACATTATCCAAAGTCTATTGAAATTGCAGAAAAAATTACCGAACAAGAAGCGAATGCCTTACAAAGTCAAAAAGAAACTGTTTATGTTCCAAAATTAGCGAAAAGGTTGGTTGAACAAATTAGCTTTGAGGCTCGAGATAGTGAATATGTAGATGTGAAAAGTGGGGTTAGTGCTCGAATGAGTATTTCTGTTTTAGAGAATTTAATTAGTACTGCCGAGAGAAGAAGTTTCTTGACTGAAGATGATAAAACTACGGTTCGTTTACTTGATTTCTTTGGATCAATTCCTGCAATTACTGGTAAAATTGAATTAGTATACGAAGGTGAACAAGAGGGAGCGGATTTTGTAGCACAAAATTTAGTAACTAATGCCGTAAAGACAATATTTTTAGAATTATTTCCAGAGATTAAGAAACTCACGAAAGAAGACGAAGAAACACCGTATGATGAGATTACACAATGGTTTTATGCAAGTGATTCCATTGAATTGTTAGATGATATGAATGATGGGTATTTTAAGGAACAACTAGATGTTATAACACCTCTCCAAAAACTAATAGATAAGTATCACCCTAATTATTCAAAAGAGGATCTTTATTTTCTTAAAGAACTAATTCTTTGGGCTTTATCTGAATTTAAAATTTTAAGTAAGGAACGATTCACAAAAGGATTTCAATTTAATGATACCTTAACTAATTATATTCGAGGTATTTAA